The following DNA comes from Neovison vison isolate M4711 chromosome 13, ASM_NN_V1, whole genome shotgun sequence.
GCCCTTTCCTGCCACCCAGACAAAAACCCGGATAATCCCAGAGCAGGTGAGACTCTCCCAGGTGTGGGAAGGTGAGACCTGCTCACCAGGACATGGTGTCTCCCCCCGTCTCCGCCCGCATGGGCGTGCTGGGGAGTGCTTGCACATGCAGGCAGCCCCAAGCCTGCACTTTGCATTTGGGGGGCATCTGGTCAGTTGCCTGTGCAACCCCCTTCCTTTGCTGGTCCATCATCTGCTGATATCTGCCTTCCTGCCAGCCTGTGGCTTCTCTGAGGTGCTTTTCTGAAGGAGCACACCGTCATCAAGCCCAacttcattttctcctctctcttttttgatatgtatttttagCTGAGCTCTTCCACCAGCTTTCTCAGGCCTTGGAGGTACTGACCGATGCTGCAGCCAGGGTAAGCTCATCCTCCTCCAATTGCCTTGTCCCTGTGGTATGAGCCCACTGTAGCACCTCGGCCTCAGTCCCCTGTACTCTGCCCAGTAGCCCAGTCCTTGTGGCCCTAGCCTGAGGCCTGATTGCCAGGCTGCCTCCCAATGGCCCTGGGACTGCAAGGCTGTGCTCTGGGCTAGTCCGCCAGCTGAGTGCTCCTTGGTGTTCCTTTCTCCTGCCAGGCTGCATACGACAAGGTCAGGAAAGCCAAGAAGCAGGCAGCGGAGaggacccagaaacttgatgagagaaggaagaaagtgaaGCTTGGTAGGTGATATCGTGGTGCTGGGTGGCCTTTGGTTTCCCTGGGCTATTTTCACACAGCCCTTCACCTTTCTTCCTGGAGCCATGATTCTAGCACCTCTGAACTTTTCGGCTCCAGCTCTGGGCACAGCCCTGCTGTCAGGGGTGGGTCCTGAAGGACACTCTTAGGAATAACAGCAGTGACTAGATTTACTACCGGCTAGCGTTGTGACAGATGCTTTCCAGCCTCCTGTAATTACGACAACTATCCAAGGAGGTGGGTATTACCAAACCCattttttatagataaagaagctAAGGTACCAAAAGGGTAAGAACTCACTGAAGCTGGGATTTAATCCCACACGGTATGGTTGAAGCCTGTGTTCCTGATCACCATGCCATCTTGGATCTTTCTGTGCATCCCAGCCTCACTTCTGCATGGAGCTTTCACTCTGTGGAGTCTCCTCAGAAGGATCCAAATAGGcccaggcattcttttttttttttttttttaaataaacagtttTATTATGGTGTATTTTGAATATCATCTACCCATTGCAAGTGTACGATTTAATGATTTTGAGGAAATTTCCCAAATGGTGCAACTGTGACTGTAAATCagctttagaacatttttatcactgcAGTAAGATTGTTCCAGATGGTCTTTACCCaattttcctccccttcttcttgcCTATTTGACAtccatatatttaatatgtacatATACCATCCCAGTTCTTCCATCTTGCTatcaagaacaaacaaaaaaacctggtgATTCTAGGTAAGTAAAGTGCCCTGAGAAGAAAGCCGTGAGTGCCAGGCTGGAGAGGAGGGTTTGTCACAGTAGCTGGCCTGGCCTAGGGCCACAGGCAGGTTTCTCTTGGAAGGTGGGAAGGGCTCCAGGACATGGGGTGATGTCTTCACACGGACTCTGCCATTGCTGTAGGAGCCACCAGACTCTAGTCCCAAGTGAGACTTGGTAAATGTGGGCTGAGAGGGAGGTAGAGAAGACGGTGGGGCCTCGATCTCTGCGGTGGGAGAAGCGTCAGCACCAAGGCTGAGGTCAGGCTGTGGTGCCAAACCACAGGAGCAGGCCAGCAACTCCACCCTCGGCATCCCCGCCACATGGCCCTGGGCTGCTGACCTAAGCAGCCGCCCACACCCTGTTCACTGATCGGAGAACCAGCTTGGTCAGCAGGAGCTGATTAACTCTTGCAGACCCCAGCCACTCGGCTGAAGCCTATACTTCCTCTGTGCTTTGACTTTTCTCGATGAAGACTAACTTGGGAGCACATGGGGCTGGAGGGACGGGGAGAGCTACTCTGTGGTTTCACCCTCCGTGAGACTTTGGGTGGGCTGCGGCCATGTAGAAACTGCTTAGACCAGACACTGGGTCACTTAACTCTCATGCCCAGACCTGGAGGCCCGAGAGCGGCAGGCCCAGGCCCACggcagtgaggaggaggaggaaagcaggagCACCAGGACACTGGAGCAGGAGGTGCGTCTGGGTGTGTTAGCCCAAATCCATCTGCAGGAAAAGGAGGAgggtgggcctgggtggcttTTGTGGCTGTGGACGGCATGCCCTTCCCTGTTCCTCCGTGGGGTCTGGGTAATCTGTCCGACCCGCAGGTTGCTGAGCCCTAGCTTGCAGGTGGAGCCTCCCAGGGACCTTCACAAGGTCAGCCAGCCTGGAATTGGATCTGCACAGAATTGTcactcccccccaaccccgctctGCAGATCGAACGCCTTCGAGAAGAGGGCTCCCGGCAGCTGGAGGAGCAGCAGAAGCTGATCCAGGAGCAGATACGCCAGGAGTGGGAGCAGAGGTTGAGAGGTACGCATCCCTCACATCCCCTGACATCCTCTCTGAGGCAGATACCCAGAGCGACCGCACGGGCTATTTGGTGGAGTTGCTCTGGAGGTTTCCACCTGCTTGGAGCCCTGGGGGCACCTGACTCAGACATACGCCACCTGTCCCTTCTTCCCACCACTTCTCTGGGGCCTATTTGTTTTTCACTCTGCCTGAAATCTGCTGGCCCTGTTTGAGTCCGAAGCAGAGCTGACTCTATTTTAGAGCAGTTCGGTAGGGGGGAAGGTTCTGGGATACTTTGTTTCAGTAAAACTATGCTTTTGTTGGTAAAGTGCTAATAGTGTCCTTCAGCTGGGCAGACCGCCCCTGAGGGAACAGCTCCTCTGGGTGCGGGTGGGATTGCCTCTACTTCCCCCGTGAAGCTCATCAGCAGGGCAGATAGTGCTCTTGGTAAGGAGTGACTTTTTATAGGTCCTTCAGGCTCTGGGTTGTGTCTCCTTTAGAGAACCTGCTGCCTCCCTCGTATTCTACCTTGCTAATTTTCCCAAATTTTTTAGGAAAGTCAGAAAGTCCTGAAGGCAGAGGAACCCCTAAGCTAAAGGTGAGCCTTGTGGGACCCATGAGCCACTGCACAGTACCCCTTATCAATAAGAACAGATTCTTCTGGGGGTTCTAGGGGTCCTGGCAGGGATGCTAGGTCTCTGGGAGCCAGCACCACCTGCCAGGTCCTTCCAATCCTCCTGCTGCCTAGGGATCAGATCAGCCTCTCGGAGCTCACCCTGAAAAGCCCTCTTAGCCCTGGCAATTGCCGGGCAGCGCTCCCCAGAAACCCTGGAAGGGGAACATCTCGTGGGGGTGGAAGTGTGGTCTCAGGTGAGCAGGCCACCCTGCCTGTCTGTTTTcaagagaaacacatttttgCGGGGTCACTCCCTAGATGACAAGTGCCTAGAAGACCATCAAGGTGTTGCTCCACTCATTAAGCTCAGGTGCTGGCACTGTTCAGGCCGAGGTCAGAGTTTAATGGTGGTGCCCATTGCTGTCCTTGCAGCTAAAATGGAAGTGCAAGAAGGAAGATGAGTCAAAAGGCGGCTACTCCAGAGATGTTCTCTTACAGCTTTTCCAGAAGGTCTGCCCTGCCACCTTCCCTCTTTCCCATCACTTCTGCCCATACCTCAGCCAAAACCCTGAATCTCCACGCCTAAACTTCCCTTAATATCTCTGCCAGCCTTTTTTGCTGTCTCTCAGACCACAGGGCAGCCCAGAGGCTTTCTCCACCAGCGGCCATCTGGTTCTTGTGTTGCCATGTCCCCTCCAGTCTCGTGTCgccctccctgcccagctctgGACCTTGCCATCTGTAGTGTGTGGGAAGAGACGGGGTGGGAAGGTGGCACAGAAGCCCCATCCCCTTTCCCACCTTTGATGACAGTCTGAATCTTCAGTCCTTTGCCCAGGTCTCCTTTCCTTTGCTACCACATCGCAGCACAaatctcctttctttcccatctctgatccctctctgggaatttagCAACAAAGCATTATCAGCCAGCCAAAAATGCCCCGGCAGGCCTCAGGCCAACCCAGACTTGTCTTGCTCCCAAAGGCTGAGCCATGCTTACTGGGACCCCCTTGTCCTTACAGTATGGAGAGGTGCTTAACCTGGTGCTTTCTAGTAAGAAGGCCGGCACTGCTGTGGTAGAGTTCGCAACCATCAAGGCTGCGGTGAGTGCTGGGGGAGGCTTTGGGGGTCCATGGTGGCCCCACTATTTCAGAGTAGGAGCCAGTACTGTGGGCCTTCTGAGCTTAGGTATCCATACTCCCAGAGGCTCCCCCACGCCCCCACCAATTCCCGAGAGTAGAGGCACAGCAAGTAAAGATAAGGGAGAGCAGAGGCCGACTCTGTTTCCTGCTTCACACCCTCTACCCTCCTTTGGGAGCTGGCATACCCTTCAGGAATGctttgcctctctccccactcccaagtTAGAAGGCTCATATCCCCCACTCACCCATGAGGAGGGTTAAAGCTTCAGCCCATCATTGTGTGAGGGTTGCTTGGTTTTGTCTGGAGGATGACAGTGCTGGTTCCTGGTTCTTTCTGCTGGTGTAGAGAGAGCCACTTTATGGCTGATTGGAGCCACGGGACCAGGACTGGGTACTGTGTTTGGCAGGAGCTGGCTGTCCAGAATGAAGTGGGCCTGGTTGATAACCCTCTGAAGATTTCCTGGTTGGAGGGACGACCCCAGGGTGGGAGGGACCCCAGCCACTCAGGACTGTCACAGGTAAGGAACCACACCTCCGTCAGCCGGGTCTGCTCAGGGTTTGTGGGACCTTTTCCTGTCTGGGCTCTGCTCGGGGCCCTTTCCTCCCAAATCCAGGTTGTCAGGAGCAGAGTGAGACTGGCAGGTTTGCCAGCCTAAACAGGACTGGGATTCTGTCCtgactctttctgtctctgagtgCTAGGACCCCAGCCCACACAGAATACTTAGACCTTACTTTCCCGCCACAACCCGTGTCTGGCTGGGGCTCCTACCTTCACCCTGAGGGGCTTTTCTGGCCCCCAGGCTGCTTGGTTGTTGTGTGAAGCCCTGGGTGCTTTGACTACCTGGTGCTGCAGACAGCTTGAGTGCCCTCTTGTCCCCTGCCACTCCCACCAGCTCCTGTTCCCAGGGTGtctggggctgcctggggcaGGGGCCAGCAGGCAAGAGGAAGCCGCCTCAGTACCAGCACTGGCGCCTCTGCCGGTTCCAGGGCGCTGCCTGCACAGATGCCTTGTGGTGTGGCACAGATCTGGCGCTGGCTCTCAGCCTTCCAGCTTTGTGAGGGTTTCTGTTTGCCACCTGCACACACCTGGCCCTGGTTACACTGGCCCACTTTGGCAGGACCGAGAGCCTTCGGGTCCAGAGCTGTCCCTTCCCTGAAATGAAATCTGTTGGGAGCCTCAGGCTGCCATGCTCACAGCCCACTCCGTGGGGGAGAGGGTCCCCAGGGTCCACAGGACTTTGCTCTCATTGCCTCAGCTGTGCCTGCTCTCCTTTGTGCTCTCAGCTGGCTGGGAGTGTGGCCCAGGACCTGGACAGAGGAGAAAGATGAACGGGTAGGAGCCCTTCCTTAGAGACCTCATTCCCCACTGTTAAGTTCCAGCATTTCACAGCCCCAGAGGACACTCCATAGGCCATGTTACAAAggactttattcattttctcctgCATCCAGAGGGGAGCCTTTGAACTCCGCAAGTCCacacagaggagggaagagggaggctgTCGGTATGGGTATGGAAGCCGTGTGCGTCGaagcttcctctccctctctgccaggcTTGGAGAGGCCTGTAGTGTCAGAACCACGTGGCCAGCCAGTCTGAGTTCTGGTTGCAAGTCTTCTGGCCAGGCCATGAGACGGGGGCAGTAGCACAGCCCTTGGCCTTGACCAGTGGGCTGGCCCTGGGTAGCAGGCCCCCATCGTCAGGGGGCTTGGGCAAGGCAGAGCTCCTCAATCCTGGTGGAGGATTCTAGAGACCTGCTGAGCTGCTTCACAGTAACAGCCACAGGCTTCGTGTCCATTCCCGATCCAGTTCTCCTATGCTCTTGGGGCAGAAAGGGAAATCTGCCACTGTTCCCGCTACATTTCCCAAGGGTTCCCATCACTAAAATTCTGGGAACTGCCCCAAGCACCCCTTTGCAGGCTgtgcctgtgcctttggctgcCATTCCCTATAGCCTTCTTCCTTGGGCACCAGGCGTGCTCTGGACAGCTGCCTTGGCGGCTTGTCTTGTCCCTTTTTGGCAAGTGATTTGTTTGCCCTTCCCCCTGAGTTGTACTGTGcacctctacctgcctctctttTTTTACTCTGCcagtccctccccttccctgcaggTCCTGTTTGTCCCCTTACCCCACTGCGCACTCATGGCTCCAGGCCATGGCCTAGACCCAAGCTGCCTGCTAGGGCTTTCTCCAGGGATGTTCATGTTCAGCCAGCACTGTCCAAAGTGGTAGCCATTCATTACGTGTGGCTGCtgaacatttgaaatgtggctagtgcagCCATGGaactaaattcttaattttacttaatttcaatTTGAACAGCCACACATAGTTAGTGGGTGGGACCCATTTTGCCTTGCCCTATCCTGTGATGCCTCTCTGTTAACAGTGGGTTCTGAGGGGCCGGTGCAGGACACCTGTCTGACCCGCGCAGTCTGCATGTCCTCCACTCCCCTGGACTCACCCCTTGTGCTGTCCTCCCCCTCTGCTGGCCTCCGCCCGGTCCCTGTGGTTACAGGCGTGGCCTCCCTTGCCCAGCCCAGCCAACTGCCTTCAGGGCTTCTGCCACCAAGTGCCCCCTCACAGCACTTCCAGCTTGCCTCTGTGCCTCCGCTCCCCGGTGATGTGGAGGACTTCAggacctggagggcaggcacGACCCTGGATTTCTCTCCCTAATTCTCCTGAATCTGCAGCTGTACCCTCCTTCCCGGCTTCCGGCTCTTCCAGTGACCCCACCTCTGCCCACCCGCACCCCATTCAGAAGCTAGGTTCGCTCGGAAATTGCTCCCTCAGCATCTGTAGAACTTCCTCAAGAAGTGAAATCCCCAGGTCCACTTTGAAGGAGAAGAAGGGATCACTGAGGTCTGGAGCAGGTGTCTCCTGGAAGGGGGGAGTGTCCAGAAGGTCATTGTCAGAGTAGTGGTGGAGGGCGCCTGCCAGGGAGAGCGCAGAAGGCAGGGTGGCCGAGTAGGCCGTGTGGTAGGCGGGCGGGGGCTCCAGGATGTTGGGGCAGCTGGAGCTCTCTCGGTAGAGGCGGGGAGGCTTGGGTGGGGCCAGCAGGGTGGCCCGGGGCTGCTCGTCCCCCCACAGAGGCAGGCGCCGGCCATCTGGCCGCCCTCGCAACTCCCGGATGACTTCTCTGTTGCTGTACTCCTCGTGGTCCCCGCCAGCCGTACTCGCCTGGCTGAGCACGCTGCCCTGTCGCCGGAGTCCCCGTGGCCGCCCCAGGCTCAGTCGCTTGAAGAAGGAGGCATTGCGGAAGGAGCCTTTCCGCCAGGTCTCCATGGCACGCAGGGGAGCCAGCAGACAAGCAGCCCAGTTCAAGAGTAGCTAGTCACCCTGGGGCCCCTGCTGGACCAGTGACTGGCTAGAGCATGGGGACAGCCCTGGCTAGAAGCACAGACTTTTGGCCAGCATGTTGGGCGGCAGCAAGAGGTCCTGGGACGAGGGTGCTTTTGTCTGGGAGAGCTGAGAGGTGGGAGTTCCTGGCAACAGGAGTTCCCAGAGGGATAGGCTTGGCCTGGTTACTTGATCGGACAATGGGGAAAAACCCCAGGAGGAAGAAGCAGCACTTACTGGAGTCGGAGTGCGGGCAGCCCCACCTGAAGTGCCAATGATGAATGTCGCGGTGCTGGTGCTGGAGCGGCCTGGGCTGCTTCCCTGGGGGCCGCCGCTCTGGGTGGGCCCTCGCTCACCTTGCCTTCCCGTCCCCTGAACTTGGCCTCTCCGCTGCAGCGCCCGGACTCTGATGAGTGGCTTGGCTGTTTGTGCCGGTGTGTGGCAGTGGGGATTGTTGTTTtcaggtgactcagtcaggtgGGAAGCCAGGTTTCATGCTCTTAGGTAATTGCAGCATCCGAGGGCTGGGATTGGGCCAGCTGTGGCCAACACCCCCGGGCACTGGGAGCTTCGGATTCCCCTGAGGACTCTCTGGGGGCAGCCCTGCTTTGTGCATCACCACTGTTGCTTCCTTTTCCCCCTGCAGCCTCTCTGCCTGGGGCCCTAACCCCCTTCAGCCCCCAAGTGTCTGCGAGGGAGGGGCCCCAGGAGGGTGGGTATTAATTGAAAGGCAGGCATGTGGAACAGTtgttggggaaggaagagagacctGTCACTagtgtgggtgactcagtcctggGGCCTGGTGACAGGCCCTCATTAGCCAAGCCTGCAGGTAcgagggggaagaggcagagggtgtGTTAACGGGAAGCAGCCCCATGCCTATAAAGGGCTGGCCCCTCCCTCGGCTGGGCTCAGGACATGCCAGGGTGCCTCTAAGGTTTGCTCTGCAGGGCAGCCTTACCTTGGAAATGGGGGAGCTGCTCTCCCCTCGGCCTGACACccagtctggcagtttctcatCTTCCTGGATTTACTCCCATAGCCTCAGGGCAGGAGGGAGCAGTTGAGGGCCAAGGTCCTGCTGCCTCCGGTCCTGCCTTGCTCCAGTCCTTCCCCTTGGGTCACCTGCACCTTCTTTGGGGTCCCCCCGCTGTGGAAagggctgagccacacagggctgCCTTGAAGTGTCAGCTGTGCCCTGGGCCAGGTTAGGTAGGTGGGCCTGGCTGGGAGGGCTCTTGTTCTCTGAGATGCCACAGGCTGGGCCAGACAAGGAGGCTGGAACGGTCAGAGAAGTGGCGGGCAGTGGGGGGTGGTGGTCCTGGGCTGAGTCACACTTCCTGGTTCTGTACAGCCCTAACCTCAAACCAGTTGGCCATGGTCTGGCATCTTAACCCAGGTCACTCCCTTCATATTCCCCAGGTCACTGACCATTGAACCTCCCCCAGCTTATTAGTGAGCAAGCACTCGCTGGGTCTGCCGCAGGACAGGCTCTGCAGTTGGCTGTGTCCGCACCCCCTGGCCTGGCTCACTGTGTGCCAGCTCAGGTGGGCCTCACTCTTCACACAGCTTTAGCTATACTGATGGAAGAAGTGCTTTGGTCCCTGCGGTAGACCCTATGGCAGTGTGGGgttggaggaggtgggaggaTCGGAGCTCCATTGCAGAGCTGCCTCTTGGGCCCACAACACTGGCATGTTGGGTTGGTTGTTTATTAGTCTTTTGATTATTAACATATAGCACTGCTTACTCCCCCGCACTGTGCTGGCaagatcataaaagaaaaaggcaCGGGCCCTGCCCTCCAGCAGGCCTGGTGTGTATTTTTAGGAGGGGAGTGGCCTCATGcgtgtttctctctccttccagt
Coding sequences within:
- the DNAJC17 gene encoding dnaJ homolog subfamily C member 17 isoform X4, coding for MAVAKELLQMDLYALLGIEEKAADKEVKKAYRQKALSCHPDKNPDNPRAAELFHQLSQALEVLTDAAARAAYDKVRKAKKQAAERTQKLDERRKKVKLDLEARERQAQAHGSEEEEESRSTRTLEQEIERLREEGSRQLEEQQKLIQEQIRQEWEQRLRGKSESPEGRGTPKLKLKWKCKKEDESKGGYSRDVLLQLFQKYGEVLNLVLSSKKAGTAVVEFATIKAAELAVQNEVGLVDNPLKISWLEGRPQGGRDPSHSGLSQCGG
- the DNAJC17 gene encoding dnaJ homolog subfamily C member 17 isoform X2; the protein is MAVAKELLQMDLYALLGIEEKAADKEVKKAYRQKALSCHPDKNPDNPRAAELFHQLSQALEVLTDAAARAAYDKVRKAKKQAAERTQKLDERRKKVKLDLEARERQAQAHGSEEEEESRSTRTLEQEIERLREEGSRQLEEQQKLIQEQIRQEWEQRLRGKSESPEGRGTPKLKLKWKCKKEDESKGGYSRDVLLQLFQKYGEVLNLVLSSKKAGTAVVEFATIKAAELAVQNEVGLVDNPLKISWLEGRPQGGRDPSHSGLSQNHLENKRKPVHTKTGTGVFIAALFTRPQKGETAQVFVI
- the DNAJC17 gene encoding dnaJ homolog subfamily C member 17 isoform X1, encoding MAVAKELLQMDLYALLGIEEKAADKEVKKAYRQKALSCHPDKNPDNPRAAELFHQLSQALEVLTDAAARAAYDKVRKAKKQAAERTQKLDERRKKVKLDLEARERQAQAHGSEEEEESRSTRTLEQEIERLREEGSRQLEEQQKLIQEQIRQEWEQRLRGKSESPEGRGTPKLKLKWKCKKEDESKGGYSRDVLLQLFQKYGEVLNLVLSSKKAGTAVVEFATIKAAELAVQNEVGLVDNPLKISWLEGRPQGGRDPSHSGLSQGSVLSERDYESLVMMRMRQAAERQQLIAQMQREDEVGQPT
- the DNAJC17 gene encoding dnaJ homolog subfamily C member 17 isoform X3, with product MAVAKELLQMDLYALLGIEEKAADKEVKKAYRQKALSCHPDKNPDNPRAAELFHQLSQALEVLTDAAARAAYDKVRKAKKQAAERTQKLDERRKKVKLDLEARERQAQAHGSEEEEESRSTRTLEQEIERLREEGSRQLEEQQKLIQEQIRQEWEQRLRGKSESPEGRGTPKLKLKWKCKKEDESKGGYSRDVLLQLFQKYGEVLNLVLSSKKAGTAVVEFATIKAAELAVQNEVGLVDNPLKISWLEGRPQGGRDPSHSGLSQLAGSVAQDLDRGER
- the C13H15orf62 gene encoding uncharacterized protein C15orf62 homolog, mitochondrial, coding for METWRKGSFRNASFFKRLSLGRPRGLRRQGSVLSQASTAGGDHEEYSNREVIRELRGRPDGRRLPLWGDEQPRATLLAPPKPPRLYRESSSCPNILEPPPAYHTAYSATLPSALSLAGALHHYSDNDLLDTPPFQETPAPDLSDPFFSFKVDLGISLLEEVLQMLREQFPSEPSF